A single window of Solanum dulcamara chromosome 5, daSolDulc1.2, whole genome shotgun sequence DNA harbors:
- the LOC129889349 gene encoding acyl-protein thioesterase 1-like isoform X2: MGNEGHFSIECKCDTKFDFSSGIAMSFSGSTAGSGSGTTRTSLEFGRTHVVRPKGKHEATIVWLHGLGDKGSSWSQLLESFPLPNVKWICPTAPTRPVAAFGGFPCTAWFDVGDISEDVPDDLEGLDFSAAHVANLLSTEPADVKLCVGGFSMGAATALYSATCHAFRQYGNGSPYRMNLSAVVGLSGWLPCSRTLRSRMQGVNDAGRRAASLPILLCHGTGDDVVAYQHGEKSARILSSSGFQNLTLRTYEGLGHYTIPEETDEICRWLSANLCLGGT, translated from the exons ATGGGTAATGAG GGGCACTTTTCAATAGAGTGCAAGTGTGATACTAAATTCGACTTTTCTTCGGGTATAGCAATGAGTTTCAGTGGCTCTACAGCAGGTTCTG GTAGCGGAACAACTCGAACAtcattggaatttggaagaactCATGTTGTTAGGCCCAAAGGAAAGCATGAGGCAACTATTGTTTGGCTACATGGTTTAGGTGATAAGGGCTCAAG CTGGTCCCAGCTTCTTGAAAGCTTTCCTCTTCCTAAT GTCAAATGGATTTGCCCAACTGCTCCTACTCGTCCTGTTGCTGCCTTTGGTGGATTTCCCTGCACTGCTT GGTTTGATGTAGGAGATATTTCAGAAGATGTTCCTGATGATTTGGAGGGCTTAGATTTTTCTGCAGCACATGTTGCAAATCTCTTATCAACAGAGCCAGCTGATG TGAAACTATGTGTTGGAGGATTCAGCATGGGAGCTGCAACTGCTCTTTATTCAGCCACATGTCATGCATTCAGGCAGTATGGTAATGGAAGCCCTTATCGAATGAACCTGAGTGCAGTTGTTGGCCTTAGTGGCTGGCTTCCTTGTTCAAG GACATTAAGGAGCCGAATGCAAGGAGTAAATGATGCTGGAAGGCGTGCAGCATCCTTGCCAATTTTGCTCTGTCACGGCACTG GTGATGACGTTGTGGCATATCAACATGGAGAAAAATCTGCAAGAATTTTAAGCTCATCTGGTTTCCAGAATCTAACCTTGAGGACTTATGAGGG
- the LOC129889349 gene encoding acyl-protein thioesterase 1-like isoform X1, which yields MTTHTYSHRQNSANKKAVNFSSCYSILKPQVQGHFSIECKCDTKFDFSSGIAMSFSGSTAGSGSGTTRTSLEFGRTHVVRPKGKHEATIVWLHGLGDKGSSWSQLLESFPLPNVKWICPTAPTRPVAAFGGFPCTAWFDVGDISEDVPDDLEGLDFSAAHVANLLSTEPADVKLCVGGFSMGAATALYSATCHAFRQYGNGSPYRMNLSAVVGLSGWLPCSRTLRSRMQGVNDAGRRAASLPILLCHGTGDDVVAYQHGEKSARILSSSGFQNLTLRTYEGLGHYTIPEETDEICRWLSANLCLGGT from the exons ATGACCACACACACCTACTCACATAGACAGAACAGTGCCAATAAAAAGGCTGTAAACTTTTCTTCTTGTTATTCAATTCTTAAACCCCAAGTGCAG GGGCACTTTTCAATAGAGTGCAAGTGTGATACTAAATTCGACTTTTCTTCGGGTATAGCAATGAGTTTCAGTGGCTCTACAGCAGGTTCTG GTAGCGGAACAACTCGAACAtcattggaatttggaagaactCATGTTGTTAGGCCCAAAGGAAAGCATGAGGCAACTATTGTTTGGCTACATGGTTTAGGTGATAAGGGCTCAAG CTGGTCCCAGCTTCTTGAAAGCTTTCCTCTTCCTAAT GTCAAATGGATTTGCCCAACTGCTCCTACTCGTCCTGTTGCTGCCTTTGGTGGATTTCCCTGCACTGCTT GGTTTGATGTAGGAGATATTTCAGAAGATGTTCCTGATGATTTGGAGGGCTTAGATTTTTCTGCAGCACATGTTGCAAATCTCTTATCAACAGAGCCAGCTGATG TGAAACTATGTGTTGGAGGATTCAGCATGGGAGCTGCAACTGCTCTTTATTCAGCCACATGTCATGCATTCAGGCAGTATGGTAATGGAAGCCCTTATCGAATGAACCTGAGTGCAGTTGTTGGCCTTAGTGGCTGGCTTCCTTGTTCAAG GACATTAAGGAGCCGAATGCAAGGAGTAAATGATGCTGGAAGGCGTGCAGCATCCTTGCCAATTTTGCTCTGTCACGGCACTG GTGATGACGTTGTGGCATATCAACATGGAGAAAAATCTGCAAGAATTTTAAGCTCATCTGGTTTCCAGAATCTAACCTTGAGGACTTATGAGGG